Proteins co-encoded in one Siniperca chuatsi isolate FFG_IHB_CAS linkage group LG11, ASM2008510v1, whole genome shotgun sequence genomic window:
- the LOC122884042 gene encoding p53 apoptosis effector related to PMP-22, translating to MFRCGIAYPRCRWIVPLLLLFAIVFDIIAIAATSGWVEDEDAKSHYASMWNQCRGRNNEWNCKSLMEFSWAQAVAALMIIGLLILIIAFIISLVALCCTLNITLLPLIGVLLIIVVILQIIALIIYPVKFNELIFEGHYYYTWAYGFGWGATILCIGCAILFCCLPSYEDELTGLAKTKYLYSST from the exons ATGTTTCGCTGTGGGATCGCCTACCCCCGATGCAGGTGGATCGTgcccctgctgctgctcttcgCCATTGTTTTTGACATTATCGCCATCGCCGCTACCTCGGGATGGGTCGAAGACGAGGACGCCAAGTCTCACTACGCCAGTATGTGGAACCAGTGCCGAGGCAGGAATAACGAGTGGAACTGCAAGTCGCTCATGGAGTTCT CTTGGGCCCAGGCAGTGGCTGCTCTGATGATCATCggcctcctcatcctcatcatcgCCTTCATCATCTCCCTTGTGGCTCTGTGCTGCACGCTCAACATCACTCTTCTGCCCCTCATAGGAGTGCTGTTGATCATTGTTG tgatcCTCCAGATCATCGCTCTGATCATCTACCCCGTCAAATTCAACGAGCTGATCTTCGAGGGCCACTATTACTACACCTGGGCCTATGGCTTCGGCTGGGGCGCCACCATCCTCTGCATCGGCTGTGCCATCCTCTTCTGCTGCCTGCCAAGTTATGAGGATGAGCTGACCGGCCTGGCCAAGACCAAATATCTCTATTCCTCTACTTAA
- the LOC122884043 gene encoding transmembrane protein 26-like isoform X1, with protein sequence MGLFKFICAIITRALFILVSLAGVWRVTWVKKDHNYWFLTFLFLPLVVEMIITLKSRKGQDYKWFSPPIFLFLISIIPSIWLLELHHQQNKASDPQCKKLDSWENVRRVITLNETLGNITTYQNYLKPCSCLTFLAHSLTCVRYHEPHAYNSKPDPAPEPACLPAYLPNINEALSAVCSNDWILALHQILLILLIVGKWLLPVGGGVTRDELSQLLLIFVGTAADILEFTSETLSDVKENSPELVYIILAVWTWSMLQFPLHLAVVNSKPDSEGEQGVQEVSLLTKHSTDMWSTVEALFIQDGPFLVVRLTVMTYFDVFHQMLVFFAIKNFLVVILSLYRLIVICQDFKPSSSRTGRGSAVPCTL encoded by the exons ATGGGCTTGTTCAAGTTTATATGTGCGATTATTACTAGAGCGTTATTTATCCTCGTCTCTCTGGCCGGGGTCTGGAGGGTGACGTGGGTGAAGAAAGATCACAATTACTGGTTCCTGACTTTCCTCTTTCTGCCGCTTGTTGTTGAAATGATAATAACACTGAAGAGCCGAAAGGGACAAGATTACAAATG GTTTTCTCCTCCtatctttctgtttctcatcaGTATCATTCCCTCCATCTGGCTCTTGGAGCTCCACCACCAGCAGAACAAAGCCAGCGACCCTCAG TGCAAAAAGCTCGACTCTTGGGAGAATGTGCGTAGAGTGATTACTCTGAACGAGACCCTGGGAAACATCACCACATACCAGAACTACCTGAAG ccctgcagttGCCTGACCTTCCTCGCCCACTCACTCACCTGCGTTCGTTACCACGAACCTCATGCCTATAACTCCAAGCCGGACCCCGCACCTgaacctgcctgcctacctgcatACTTGCCT AATATTAACGAGGCGTTATCAGCTGTCTGTTCCAATGACTGGATCCTGGCTCTTCATCAGATCCTGCTCATCCTCCTCATCGTGGGGAAGTGGCTTCTCCCCGTGGGAGGTGGAGTCACGCGGGATGAGCTCTCGCAGCTTCTCCTAATTTTTGTTGGCACTGCGGCAGACATTCTCGAATTTACCAGTGAGACGCTGTCAGATGTCAA AGAGAACAGCCCTGAGCTGGTTTACATAATCTTAGCTGTATGGACTTGGAGCATGTTGCAGTTCCCTCTACATCTGGCcg tggTGAACTCCAAGCCAGACAGTGAGGGTgagcagggggtccaggaggtGTCCCTCTTGACTAAACACAGCACGGACATGTGGAGCACGGTGGAGGCCTTGTTTATCCAGGATGGGCCTTTCCTGGTGGTCAGGCTCACTGTCATGACCTACTTCGACGTCTTCCACCAGATGCTGGTTTTCTTCGCCATCAAGAACTTTCTTGTGGTCATACTGAGCTTGTACAGGTTGATCGTTATATGCCAGGACTTCAAACCCTCCAGCAGTAGAACCGGCAGGGGCAGCGCTGTCCCATGTACTTTATGA
- the LOC122884043 gene encoding transmembrane protein 26-like isoform X2, whose product MGLFKFICAIITRALFILVSLAGVWRVTWVKKDHNYWFLTFLFLPLVVEMIITLKSRKGQDYKWFSPPIFLFLISIIPSIWLLELHHQQNKASDPQCKKLDSWENVRRVITLNETLGNITTYQNYLKNINEALSAVCSNDWILALHQILLILLIVGKWLLPVGGGVTRDELSQLLLIFVGTAADILEFTSETLSDVKENSPELVYIILAVWTWSMLQFPLHLAVVNSKPDSEGEQGVQEVSLLTKHSTDMWSTVEALFIQDGPFLVVRLTVMTYFDVFHQMLVFFAIKNFLVVILSLYRLIVICQDFKPSSSRTGRGSAVPCTL is encoded by the exons ATGGGCTTGTTCAAGTTTATATGTGCGATTATTACTAGAGCGTTATTTATCCTCGTCTCTCTGGCCGGGGTCTGGAGGGTGACGTGGGTGAAGAAAGATCACAATTACTGGTTCCTGACTTTCCTCTTTCTGCCGCTTGTTGTTGAAATGATAATAACACTGAAGAGCCGAAAGGGACAAGATTACAAATG GTTTTCTCCTCCtatctttctgtttctcatcaGTATCATTCCCTCCATCTGGCTCTTGGAGCTCCACCACCAGCAGAACAAAGCCAGCGACCCTCAG TGCAAAAAGCTCGACTCTTGGGAGAATGTGCGTAGAGTGATTACTCTGAACGAGACCCTGGGAAACATCACCACATACCAGAACTACCTGAAG AATATTAACGAGGCGTTATCAGCTGTCTGTTCCAATGACTGGATCCTGGCTCTTCATCAGATCCTGCTCATCCTCCTCATCGTGGGGAAGTGGCTTCTCCCCGTGGGAGGTGGAGTCACGCGGGATGAGCTCTCGCAGCTTCTCCTAATTTTTGTTGGCACTGCGGCAGACATTCTCGAATTTACCAGTGAGACGCTGTCAGATGTCAA AGAGAACAGCCCTGAGCTGGTTTACATAATCTTAGCTGTATGGACTTGGAGCATGTTGCAGTTCCCTCTACATCTGGCcg tggTGAACTCCAAGCCAGACAGTGAGGGTgagcagggggtccaggaggtGTCCCTCTTGACTAAACACAGCACGGACATGTGGAGCACGGTGGAGGCCTTGTTTATCCAGGATGGGCCTTTCCTGGTGGTCAGGCTCACTGTCATGACCTACTTCGACGTCTTCCACCAGATGCTGGTTTTCTTCGCCATCAAGAACTTTCTTGTGGTCATACTGAGCTTGTACAGGTTGATCGTTATATGCCAGGACTTCAAACCCTCCAGCAGTAGAACCGGCAGGGGCAGCGCTGTCCCATGTACTTTATGA